One genomic window of Thermococcus indicus includes the following:
- a CDS encoding aldehyde ferredoxin oxidoreductase family protein: MSTPSRPNTGSVLIIDLTREKVVKRKVLSETVKRYLGGRGFNSKALFDMIPGRIDPLSPENVLALGNGTFAGTALPMTSRLHISTLSPLSGILGDGNAGGEFSAMLKFAGYEQVIVTGRAEKPKYVFIEDDEVEIRDAEELWGLTTGETVDWLRDEHGDEVSVAGIGPAGENLVRFATTMVDKYHSGARGSGAVWGSKNLKAIAVIGTKGVEPADPERFYGLAKEDIDYFNRNEFVRRIYSVIGTHYGLIQWYPSWRYFQVPLSAEELPIGLRPQDLAEYEVGRTQCFSCPLACKDVYYLPSTGEYGTASEFESIYALGSNNCVTDTEAVLRMEHMADEYGMDVMTLGDTIALARLLHEKGILSRGDVKGVSLEWGDAEEQIELIEMTAYRKGFWDKLAEGYRNFAKLYGEDALAYCYDVKGVNRGWYEVDFINGVFTLSHATSTRGADHLRGRSWAYWENDKLIDIEVVRGMLEAGLPDYRKDPVGALIYGERACTLADSLGRCKGSINSWLQAVPLVWKYPVFKGTAMLLTAFTGIEFTEKDVIDATDRIYLTEMAFNVRQGIKKKHYDVKFPPEFAATERAKAQLKRHWELVDEYLERRGCDVETAYPRRETLEGLDIGYVADQIGGKEFPEWDGPVRGVA, translated from the coding sequence ATGTCAACACCATCCAGGCCGAATACGGGCAGTGTTCTGATCATCGACCTAACAAGGGAGAAGGTCGTTAAACGGAAAGTTTTGTCCGAGACCGTGAAGCGGTATCTTGGGGGAAGGGGTTTCAACTCAAAGGCCCTCTTCGACATGATACCCGGTAGAATAGACCCCCTGAGCCCGGAGAACGTTCTCGCACTGGGCAACGGAACCTTCGCGGGAACGGCACTGCCGATGACGAGCAGGCTTCATATAAGCACCCTTTCACCCCTCTCTGGCATCCTCGGGGACGGGAACGCCGGCGGCGAGTTCTCAGCGATGTTGAAATTTGCCGGCTATGAGCAGGTCATCGTGACCGGGAGGGCCGAAAAACCGAAGTACGTCTTCATTGAAGATGACGAGGTCGAAATACGGGACGCGGAGGAGCTCTGGGGCCTGACCACCGGCGAGACCGTGGACTGGCTGAGGGACGAGCACGGCGATGAGGTGAGCGTCGCAGGGATAGGGCCCGCCGGGGAGAACCTCGTGCGCTTCGCCACGACGATGGTGGACAAGTACCACTCGGGGGCGAGAGGAAGCGGTGCCGTGTGGGGCTCGAAGAACCTCAAGGCGATAGCGGTCATCGGGACGAAGGGGGTTGAGCCCGCCGACCCGGAGCGGTTCTATGGGCTTGCTAAGGAGGACATAGACTACTTCAACCGCAACGAGTTCGTCAGGAGGATTTACTCCGTCATTGGGACCCACTACGGGCTGATACAGTGGTATCCAAGCTGGAGGTACTTTCAGGTCCCCCTCAGCGCGGAGGAGCTGCCGATCGGGTTAAGGCCGCAGGATTTGGCAGAGTACGAAGTCGGGAGAACCCAGTGCTTCTCCTGTCCGCTCGCCTGCAAGGACGTTTACTACCTGCCGAGCACGGGGGAATACGGGACGGCGAGCGAGTTCGAGTCGATATACGCCCTCGGGAGCAACAACTGCGTAACCGACACCGAGGCGGTTCTGAGAATGGAGCACATGGCGGACGAGTACGGGATGGACGTGATGACGCTCGGAGACACTATAGCCCTCGCGAGACTCCTCCACGAGAAGGGCATCCTGAGCAGGGGGGATGTGAAGGGTGTTTCGCTTGAGTGGGGAGATGCCGAGGAACAGATTGAACTCATCGAGATGACCGCCTACAGGAAGGGCTTCTGGGACAAACTGGCCGAGGGCTACAGAAACTTCGCAAAGCTCTACGGGGAAGATGCTTTAGCTTACTGCTACGACGTGAAGGGCGTGAACCGGGGCTGGTACGAGGTTGACTTTATCAACGGGGTCTTTACCCTCTCCCACGCGACGTCAACGAGGGGGGCCGACCACCTCAGGGGGCGCTCGTGGGCCTACTGGGAGAACGACAAGCTCATAGACATCGAGGTCGTGAGGGGAATGCTTGAGGCCGGTCTGCCGGACTACAGGAAGGACCCGGTTGGGGCGCTCATCTACGGTGAAAGGGCCTGCACCTTAGCCGATTCCCTCGGGAGGTGCAAGGGTTCGATAAACAGCTGGCTCCAGGCAGTTCCGCTCGTCTGGAAGTATCCGGTCTTCAAAGGAACGGCGATGCTCCTAACGGCCTTCACCGGCATAGAGTTCACCGAGAAGGACGTCATAGACGCAACGGACAGGATATACCTCACGGAGATGGCCTTCAACGTCAGGCAGGGGATCAAAAAGAAGCACTACGACGTCAAGTTCCCGCCCGAGTTCGCCGCGACGGAGAGGGCAAAGGCTCAACTCAAAAGGCACTGGGAGCTCGTTGACGAGTACCTGGAAAGGCGCGGATGCGACGTGGAGACCGCCTATCCGAGGAGGGAAACGTTGGAGGGACTCGACATCGGCTACGTCGCCGACCAGATTGGGGGGAAGGAGTTCCCCGAGTGGGACGGCCCGGTAAGGGGGGTGGCCTGA
- the fni gene encoding type 2 isopentenyl-diphosphate Delta-isomerase translates to MEAFDREELTLIRKFEHIEHCLKRNVQAHVSNGFEDVHFVHMSLPEIDKEEIDLGVEFLGRKFDYPIFIAGMTGGTRGSQLAGKINKTLAKAAQELNIPMGVGSQRAMIRKPETWESYYVRDVAPDVFLVGNLGAPQFAETMPDRYGIEEALKAVETVQADALAIHLNPLQESVQPEGDTQYRGVLKALAELKAEFPYPIIAKETGAGVSMEVAVRLESIGIDAIDVGGLGGTSWSGVEYYRAKDEMGRNLALRFWDWGIKTAISVAEVRYSTDLPIIATGGMRDGITMAKALAMGATFAGVALPLLKPAVKGDVEGVIKVLQRYIEEIRNTMFLVGARKVEELRKVPLVVTGFTREWLSQRIDLAEFLRERRRKA, encoded by the coding sequence ATGGAGGCTTTTGATAGGGAGGAACTCACCCTCATCAGGAAGTTCGAGCACATCGAACACTGTTTGAAGAGAAACGTTCAGGCCCACGTTTCCAACGGTTTTGAGGACGTTCACTTCGTTCACATGAGCCTGCCGGAGATAGACAAGGAGGAAATAGACCTGGGCGTCGAGTTTCTCGGGCGGAAGTTCGACTACCCGATTTTCATAGCCGGAATGACCGGTGGAACTAGGGGCTCTCAGCTCGCAGGCAAGATAAACAAGACTTTAGCGAAGGCCGCCCAGGAGTTGAACATACCGATGGGCGTCGGCAGCCAGAGGGCGATGATAAGGAAGCCCGAGACATGGGAAAGCTACTACGTCCGTGACGTCGCTCCCGATGTGTTCCTCGTCGGCAACCTTGGTGCCCCTCAGTTCGCCGAGACGATGCCCGACAGGTACGGGATTGAGGAGGCCTTAAAGGCCGTCGAGACGGTTCAGGCGGACGCTTTGGCGATACACCTCAACCCCCTTCAGGAGAGCGTCCAGCCGGAGGGCGATACGCAGTACCGGGGCGTCCTCAAAGCTTTAGCGGAACTCAAGGCCGAGTTCCCATATCCAATAATCGCCAAGGAAACCGGTGCCGGCGTTTCGATGGAGGTCGCGGTGAGGCTTGAGAGCATAGGCATAGATGCCATCGACGTCGGCGGTCTGGGTGGGACGAGCTGGAGCGGCGTTGAGTACTACAGGGCAAAGGACGAGATGGGCAGAAACCTCGCCCTTCGCTTCTGGGACTGGGGGATAAAGACGGCAATAAGCGTTGCTGAGGTCCGTTACTCAACGGATCTGCCAATTATAGCCACCGGTGGAATGCGCGACGGGATAACGATGGCGAAGGCCTTAGCCATGGGTGCAACCTTCGCCGGCGTTGCACTGCCTCTCCTCAAGCCGGCCGTGAAAGGCGACGTCGAAGGAGTCATCAAAGTCCTCCAGCGCTACATTGAGGAAATCAGGAACACCATGTTCCTCGTTGGGGCAAGGAAGGTCGAGGAGCTGAGGAAGGTTCCGCTCGTGGTTACGGGCTTCACGAGGGAGTGGTTAAGCCAGAGGATTGACTTAGCCGAGTTTCTTAGGGAAAGGCGAAGAAAAGCTTAG
- a CDS encoding RNase J family beta-CASP ribonuclease has product MIKIHTVSGYEEVGKNMTAVGYSNGGREEVVIIDMGIRLDRVLIHEDVNIQQFPTKELQKLGAIPDDSSIRNKKVVAITFTHGHLDHIGAIGKLAPHYPDVPIYGTPYTIKLAKSEVKSEQYFEVKNPMYETEYGEIVQVSENLAIEFVQITHSIPQAAMVVVHTPEGAVVHTGDFKFDNNNPLGEKPDYKRLKELGKEGVKVLIPESTRVSEPTKTPSEAVAQMLLEDFFLYEGMEADGLIATTFASHIPRLQELIWIANKMGRQAVFVGRSLAKYTGIAKQLGLIRMKGARAVRSPNAVRKVLAEVSGARENYLLVVTGHQGEPGAVLTRMANGELYDIGKRDTVVFSAGTIPNPLNKAQRYVLETKLKMKGVRMIKDLHVSGHASREDHRYLIRMLNPENIVPAHGEFRMLTHYAELAEEEGYLIGRDVFVSRNGYLVEIR; this is encoded by the coding sequence ATGATAAAAATCCACACAGTTAGCGGTTACGAGGAAGTCGGCAAGAACATGACCGCCGTCGGTTACTCCAACGGCGGTAGGGAAGAGGTCGTCATAATCGACATGGGCATAAGGCTCGACCGCGTTCTCATCCATGAGGACGTCAACATCCAGCAGTTCCCCACGAAGGAACTCCAGAAGCTCGGTGCAATTCCTGACGATTCTTCAATCAGAAACAAGAAGGTTGTCGCCATAACCTTCACCCACGGGCACCTGGATCACATAGGCGCCATCGGCAAGCTCGCGCCCCACTATCCGGACGTCCCGATATACGGAACGCCGTACACGATAAAGCTCGCCAAGAGTGAGGTCAAGAGCGAGCAGTACTTCGAGGTCAAAAATCCGATGTACGAGACCGAATACGGCGAGATAGTCCAGGTCAGCGAGAACCTGGCGATAGAGTTCGTGCAGATAACCCATTCGATACCCCAGGCGGCTATGGTCGTCGTCCACACGCCTGAGGGCGCGGTCGTCCACACCGGCGACTTCAAGTTCGACAACAACAATCCCCTCGGCGAGAAGCCCGACTACAAACGCCTCAAGGAGCTCGGCAAGGAGGGCGTCAAGGTTCTCATCCCGGAATCCACGCGCGTCTCCGAGCCGACCAAAACCCCGAGCGAGGCCGTTGCCCAGATGCTTCTGGAGGACTTCTTCCTTTACGAGGGCATGGAGGCGGATGGGCTGATAGCTACGACCTTCGCCAGCCACATCCCCAGGCTCCAGGAGCTCATATGGATAGCCAACAAGATGGGCAGGCAGGCGGTTTTTGTCGGCCGCTCCCTGGCCAAATACACCGGCATCGCCAAGCAGCTCGGGCTGATAAGGATGAAGGGCGCCCGTGCCGTCAGGAGCCCCAACGCCGTAAGGAAGGTTCTCGCGGAGGTCTCGGGCGCGAGGGAGAACTACCTTCTCGTGGTCACCGGCCATCAGGGCGAGCCAGGGGCGGTCCTCACGAGGATGGCCAACGGCGAGCTCTATGACATCGGCAAGCGCGACACGGTTGTCTTCTCCGCCGGAACGATACCCAATCCCCTCAACAAGGCCCAGCGCTACGTCCTCGAGACGAAGCTCAAGATGAAGGGTGTGAGGATGATCAAGGACCTTCACGTTTCCGGCCACGCCAGCAGGGAGGACCACCGCTACCTCATCAGGATGCTGAACCCGGAGAACATCGTTCCAGCGCACGGTGAGTTCAGGATGCTCACGCACTACGCGGAGCTGGCCGAGGAGGAGGGCTACCTGATAGGCAGGGACGTCTTCGTGTCGAGGAACGGTTACCTGGTCGAGATAAGGTAG
- a CDS encoding polyprenyl synthetase family protein — MGKYDELFARVKTMAKDVDRAIFELIPEKEPRALYEASRHYPLAGGKRVRPFVVLRAAEAVGGDPEKALYPAASVEFIHNYSLVHDDIMDMDELRRGRPTVHKIWGVNMAILAGDLLFSKAFEAIARADVSPEKKAKILDVLVRTSNMLCEGQALDIEFETREEVTVDEYLRMISGKTGALFEGSAEIGAIVGTDNGEYIKALAKWGMNVGIAFQIWDDVLDLIADEEKLGKPVGSDIRKGKKTLIVGHFFQNASEEDKAEFLKVFGKYAGDAKGDALIHDEKVKEEVERAIELLRKYGSIDYAAEYAKNLVREANEALKVLPESEARKDLELLAEFLVEREF; from the coding sequence ATGGGGAAGTACGATGAGCTGTTCGCAAGGGTTAAGACCATGGCAAAGGACGTTGATAGGGCAATATTCGAACTCATCCCTGAGAAGGAGCCGAGGGCTCTCTACGAGGCCTCCAGGCATTATCCGCTCGCCGGTGGAAAGCGCGTCAGACCCTTCGTGGTTCTCCGCGCGGCCGAGGCCGTCGGCGGCGACCCGGAGAAGGCACTCTATCCTGCCGCTTCCGTCGAGTTCATCCACAACTACTCGCTGGTTCACGACGACATAATGGACATGGACGAGCTGAGGCGCGGAAGGCCCACCGTCCACAAGATCTGGGGCGTCAACATGGCCATCCTCGCCGGCGACCTGCTCTTCAGCAAGGCCTTTGAGGCTATAGCCAGGGCCGATGTGAGCCCGGAGAAGAAGGCTAAAATCCTCGACGTCTTGGTCAGGACATCCAACATGCTCTGCGAGGGGCAGGCCCTTGACATCGAGTTCGAGACGAGGGAGGAGGTCACCGTTGATGAATATCTCAGGATGATAAGCGGCAAGACCGGGGCGCTCTTCGAGGGCTCGGCGGAGATAGGCGCGATAGTCGGAACGGACAACGGGGAGTACATCAAAGCGCTCGCCAAGTGGGGAATGAACGTTGGAATAGCCTTCCAGATATGGGACGACGTGCTCGACTTGATAGCCGACGAGGAGAAGCTCGGAAAGCCCGTCGGCAGCGACATAAGGAAGGGCAAGAAAACGTTGATAGTGGGCCACTTTTTCCAGAACGCGAGCGAGGAGGACAAAGCCGAGTTCCTGAAGGTTTTCGGCAAGTACGCGGGCGATGCAAAGGGCGACGCTCTGATACACGACGAGAAGGTCAAGGAGGAAGTTGAGAGGGCCATCGAACTCCTCAGGAAGTACGGCAGCATAGACTACGCCGCTGAATACGCTAAGAACCTCGTCAGGGAGGCCAACGAGGCCCTGAAGGTTCTCCCGGAGAGCGAGGCGAGGAAAGATCTGGAGTTGCTCGCCGAGTTCCTCGTGGAGAGGGAGTTCTGA